A genomic segment from Cutaneotrichosporon cavernicola HIS019 DNA, chromosome: 7b encodes:
- the KIN3 gene encoding uncharacterized protein (G2-specific protein kinase), producing the protein MASSRRPSASPTSGSFAEPSEMDKYRLVSNIGKGSFGVISKIQRIEDGKEFALKELDYGKMNERDRKQIMAEVAILESLKHRNIVQLVQKIRDAKNERIYIVMEYCTSGDLGSLIRKAQRSTAPLHEDRIWNIFLQITLALHHCHWPEQRRAAVRPSGDAGRTQVLHRDLKPENVFLSGDFVKLGDFGLSKDMAGHTFTQTYVGTPLYMPPEILAENRYDTKSDIWSLGCLVYEMCALHSPFHTARTQEELISMVKSGKMPPLPSNISPALKLVIKAMLNLNPIRRPSTRDLLEMEEMKLHRKLFTVQNQTSVLTARKQELEQWEATAKRREERFKQKVAEMEAREAALVEREQALNQREAEFNMHWQQLEQREEILRENRRRLTVSHESLQAQWAALREERPVVPTTTSISEEESDETDFGPVLPQRASLEEPKSMPISSITARHAAYHDTPSKIPGAVAYNSPVPLDSKIASKISRLNGRRASGGSSLPRLASKSLTNLAARSRADEELSTPTKNVYRHLTGRTSIGSPGELDRVFIDDITMHTATSFGSPANMSPYITRARSDDEVDGPPTLIPQPNYVYRPDSTPAKWDPEALDAPSPFLRRTTSAAPLAQPNFTASAVSSRPSAQPREARPPLSAIQPQVAPSAAAPRKLPRSRSGTLSLHHAAVVRNAARTEGLIAAPVRRVAGRDPARC; encoded by the exons ATGGCCTCGTCACGACGCCCTTCGGCGTCGCCCACGTCTGGATCCTTTGCCGAACCATCCGAGATGGACAAGTACCGTCTCGTCAGCAACATTGGTAAAGGGAGCTTTGGCGTCATCTCCAAGATCCAGCGCATTGAAGATGGCAAG GAATTCGCCCTAAAGGAGCTCGACTACGGCAAGATGAACGAAAGGGACCGCAAGCAGATAATGGCCGAGGTAGCCATCctcgagtcgctcaagCACCGCAACATTGTGCAGCTCGTACAGAAGATCCGCGACGCGAAGAACGAGCGCATCTACATCGTCATGGAGTACTGCACGTctggcgacctcggctcGCTCATCCGCAAGGCGCAGCGCAGCACTGCGCCGCTGCACGAGGATCGCATCTGGAACATCTTTTTGCAGATTActctcgccctccaccactGTCATTGGCCCGAGCAGCGCAGGGCAGCCGTGCGTCcgagcggcgacgcgggTCGCACACAGGTGCTCCACCGTGACCTGAAGCCTGAGAATG tgTTCCTCTCTGGCGACTTTGTTAAGCTCGGCGACTTTGGTCTGAGCAAAGACATGGCCGGTCACACCTTCACGCAGACCTACGTCGGCACGCCGCTGTACATGCCCCCCGAGATCCTCGCCGAGAACCGGTACGACACCAAGTCGGACATCTGGTCCCTCGGCTGCCTCGTGTACGAAATGTGTGCCTTGCA CTCGCCGTTTCACACGGCCCGCACCCAGGAGGAATTGATAAGCATGGTCAAGTCGGGCAAGATGCCGCCATTGCCGAGCAATATCTCGCCCGCGCTCAAGCTTGTCATCAAGGCCATGCTTAACCTCAAT CCTATTCGTcggccgtcgacgcgggACTTgctggagatggaggagatgaagcTCCATCGCAAGCTGTTTACTGTGCAGAACCA AACCTCTGTCCTGACCGCGCGCAAACAGGAGCTAGAGCAGTGGGAGGCGACGGCCAAGAGACGCGAGGAGCGCTTCAAGCAGAAAgtcgccgagatggaggcgcGTGAGGCCGCACTCGTCGAACGAGAGCAGGCACTTAAccagcgcgaggccgagttcAACATGCACTggcagcagctcgagcagaGAGAAGAGATCCTGCGGGAGAACCGAAGACGCTTAACCGTCTCCCACGAGTCACTGCAGGCCCAGTGGGCTGCCCTTCGGGAAGAACGCCCTGTCGTGCCCACCACGACATCCATATCTGAGGAGGAGTCGGACGAAACGGACTTTGGCCCCGTGCTGCCGCAGCGGGCATCATTGGAAGAGCCCAAGTCGATGcccatctcgtccatcaCTGCGCGACACGCAGCGTACCACGACACGCCGAGCAAGATACCAGGAGCTGTGGCGTACAACAGCCCCGTGCCGCTCGACTCGAAGATCGCGTCCAAGATCTCGCGGTTAAACGGGCGGCGTGCGAGCGGCGGCTCGTCCCTCCCCCGCCTGGCCTCCAAGTCGCTCACGAACCTCGCCGCACGCTCTCGCGCCGACGAAGAACTCTCCACACCCACCAAGAACGTCTATCGCCACCTCACGGGCCGGACGTCGATAGGCTCGCCGGGCGAATTAGATCGCGTCTTCATCGACGACATAACCATGCACACAGCCACATCCTTTGGCTCGCCCGCCAACATGAGTCCGTACATCACGCGCGCccgcagcgacgacgaggtggacggcccacccaccctcatcccccaGCCCAACTACGTGTACCGCCCCGACTCCACGCCAGCCAAGTGGGACCctgaggcgctcgacgccccctcgcccttcttACGTCGCACAACCTCCGCGGCGCCACTCGCGCAGCCAAACttcaccgcctcggcggTAAGCTCGCGTCCCAGCGCTCAACCCCGCGAGGCCCGCCCCCCATTATCGGCGATACAGCCACAGGTAGCCccgtccgccgccgccccacGCAAGCTCCCCCGATCCCGATCAGGCACATTGAGCCTGCACCACGCCGCAGTTGTGCGTAATGCAGCCCGTACTGAGGGGCTAATCGCCGCGCCGGTACGAAGGGTGGCGGGTCGTGATCCCGCGAGGTGCTAG
- a CDS encoding uncharacterized protein (CASP C terminal) → MAEANFSAALATWKEINLSELQKSLDKTALEVVENQKENMVGRKRLAEQTREFKKQPDNQDKFGAMKVLLKAYQGEIDSLTRRSKMSETSFLNVYKLLSDAPDPYPLLDAAVDQTVKVAEARMLEAELSRLREDNLDLKKQVADGSSVDDKRKKAESRVEQLEAKMDDLIQERVSQKENELNAEYDERIRNYEEREKDLQRQVTTHKEQLRDLAMSNDSTTAKLMDASQRQEQDVAAKLAELDLVVADLTRANERVATVERRNELLRAEIETARSGSQQADKVKEQEDHIAELEAEASRLLRALDSVKDQKAEVERGEKKRVDDAAREIANQAAEIENLRTKAKQYSDYDEIKRELEIMKYVEFSNADLDNDEDVHMPDPNADVANKQLGRSLENLLVSKNRRLLEDLTKLRVAHEELVSEYNKAENSSSQTEAEVARLRALNEKLENDLMQMNNGEGKDRSGPGLAGLDIGGKDGATTPSGGNDASILPIVTSQRDRFRQRNAELEEELRKQFEAISDLRTEIKGLQADNLKLYEKVRYMQSYRDSTPGTSTPGGTAGMLNGALRSREDDIGRYKDKYDESLNPFEAFKGRESLRAIKALNPLERGVFALTRAIIGNKRARSLFIMYAASLHALVLLVLWNTMRASDTATGMPHMSVLQLSPTPSGHSERPVSDLPPWEILQRYTLEQDFVYKLLMPLLTRAVDHLHKDAADCLEVSQLFTAAQIVGVPIPGHECSHCILHEESCMVPAREQRYGDTGGIYAMGRCTNCALAGSYCDLPLRTGYTECFSDWFMSDDDREEYVIWWEERQKVTVDLGHPIHQRQLGPACWERFYSYVSAKAELRSDVSLTLPSTDINDYPDLASWIATKNRFLDTVSPDVCAEPARSTLTQLRRGGFKRRGTSAIMTVPRCMPDQTKVFDPSNLQRISTDPACYALFGNGDRAETLGNTKETAGSPKKSDLANCQTQ, encoded by the exons ATGGCCGAGGCCAACTTCTCCGCCGCGTTGGCGACCTGGAAGG AGATCAACCTCTCCGAGCTCCAGAAGTCGCTGGACAAGAcagcgctcgaggtcgtggaGAACCAGAAAGAGAACATGGTCGGGCGTAAGAGGCTCGCAGAGCAAACTAGGG AGTTCAAGAAGCAGCCGGACAACCAGGACAAGTTCGGCGCTATGAAGGTGCTCCTCAAGGCATACCAGGGAGAGATTGACAGCTTGACAAGACGGTCAAAGATGAGCGAGACGTCTTTCCTCAACGTGTACAAGCTACTGTCGGACGCGCCTGACCCGTacccgctcctcgacgctgccgtGGACCAGACTGtcaaggtcgccgaggcaCGGATGCTGGAGGCCGAACTTTCACGACTGCGGGAAGACAACTTGGATCTCAAGAAGCAGGTCGCGGACGGGAGCAGCGTGGACGATAAGCGCAAGAAGGCTGAGTCGCgggtcgagcagctcgaggctAAGATGGACGACCTCATCCAGGAGCGCGTAAGCCAAAAAGAGAACGAGTTGAACGCCGAATACGACGAGCGGATTCGCAACTacgaggagcgggagaAGGACCTGCAGCGCCAGGTCACGACGCACAAAGAGCAGCTGCGGGACCTCGCCATGTCGAACGACAGCACCACGGCCAAGCTCATGGACGCGAGCCAGAGGCAAG AACAGGACGTCGCTGCCAAGCTTGCagagctcgacctcgtcgtcgccgacctgaCCCGAGCcaacgagcgcgtcgcgacCGTTGAGCGCAGGAAT GAACTGTTGCGCGCCGAGATAGAGACTGCCCGTAGCGGGTCACAGCAGGCCGACAA GGtcaaggagcaggaggaccacatcgccgagctcgaagCCGAGGCGTCGCGCCTGctccgcgccctcgactCGGTCAAGGACCAGAaggcggaggtggagcgtggtgagaagaagcgcgtgGATGATGCGGCCCGCGAGATCGCCAACCAGGcggccgagatcgagaacCTGCGgaccaaggccaagcagTACTCCGACTACGATGAGAtcaagcgcgagcttgagaTCATGAAG taTGTCGAATTCTccaacgccgacctcgacaacgacgaggacgtgcaCATGCCAGACCCGAATGCCGATGTCGCGAACAAGCAGCTGGGGCGGTCACTGGAGAACCTCCTAGTGTCCAAGAACCGCCGACTGCTTGAGGACCTGACCAAGCTTCGCGTTGCAcacgaggagctcgtcagCGAGTACAACAAGGCGGAGAACAGCTCGAGCCAGACGGAGGCAGAGGTGGCGCGTCTCCGTGCGCTGAACGAGAAGCTCGAAAACGACCTCATGCAGATGAACAacggcgagggcaaggacagGAGCGGGCCAGGCCTCGCAGGGTTAGACATTGGAGGCAAGGAcggggcgacgacgccatccGGCGGAAACGACGCGTCCATCCTGCCCATCGTGACGAGCCAGCGGGACCGGTTCCGGCAGCGcaacgccgagctcgaggaggagctgcgcaagcAGTTCGAGGCCATATCGGACCTGCGCACGGAGATCAAGGGGCTGCAGGCTGACAACCTCAAGCTCTACGAAAAGGTGCGGTACATGCAGAGCTACCGCGACAGCACGCCGGGCACGTCTACGCCTGGCGGAACGGCGGGGATGTTGAATGGCGCGCTGAGAAGCCGAGAAGACGATATTGGCCGATACAAGGACAAGTACGACGAGAGCCTAAACCCCTTCGAGGCATTCAAGGGGCGTGAGAGTCTGCGTGCTATCAAGGCACTCAATccgctcgagcgcggcgtgtTCGCATTGACACGCGCCATCATCGGGAACAAACGCGCACGGTCGTTGTTCATCATGTATGCCGCGAGCCTACATGCGCTCGTACTCCTCGTGCTCTGGAACACGATGCGTGCGAGCGACACTGCAAC CGGGATGCCCCACATGAGTGTCTTACAGTTGTCGCCGACTCCCTCTGGGCACTCAGAGCGACCTGTATCCGATCTCCCACCATGGGAAATCCTCCAGCGCTACACACTGGAGCAAGACTTTGTCTAT AAACTCCTGATGCCCCTTCTCACACGCGCGGTCGACCACCTTCACAAAGACGCTGCTGACTGCCTCGAGGTGTCGCAGCTGTTCACCGCCGCGCAGATCGTCGGGGTTCCCATCC CCGGTCATGAATGTTCCCATTGCATTCTACATGAGGAAAGCTGCATGGTACCTGCCCGTGAACAGAGGTACGGTGACACGGGGGGTATCTACGCCATGGGCCG ATGCACGAACTGCGCGCTGGCGGGAAGTTACTGCGATCTCCCTCTGCGCACGGGCTATACCGAGTGCTTCTCCGACTGGTTCAtgtccgacgacgaccggGAGGAGTACGTCATATGGTGGGAGGAGCGGCAGAAGGTGACGGTCGACCTGGGCCACCCCATCCACCAACGGCAGTTGGGACCCGCTTGTTGGGAGCGCTTCTACTCCTACGTGTCAGCCAAGGCGGAACTC cgcaGCGACGTGTCCCTCACTCTTCCGAGCACAGACATCAACGACTACCCTGACCTGGCCAGCTGGATCGCCACCAAGAACCGTTTCCTCGACACTGTCTCGCCTGACGT CTGCGCCGAGCCGGCCAGAAGCACCCTCACCCAATTGAGGAGGGGTGGGTTCAAGCGTCGGGGGACGTCGGCCATCATGACGGTGCCCCGTTGTATGCCGGACCAGACGAAGGTGTTCGACCCCAGCAACCTGCAGCGGATCTCCACAGACCCAGCTTGTTATGCACTCTTCGGAAACGGCGACCGCGCGGAAACTCTTGGGAACACGAAAGAGACGGCAGGCAGTCCTAAGAAGTCGGATCTGGCGAACTGCCAGACACAGTAA
- a CDS encoding uncharacterized protein (Broad-Complex, Tramtrack and Bric a brac): MTTSNPSHLLLNRNPRSPAHPQLVQTALYAPSPTPGPAAHLFSFGTPPPSELHHVRSQSTPALSFPDTGSECGDDEVVVHPTFWRDATLPGRVKVVVGRYEFWCHKEVLWFASPFFSACLQGSWAETEVAEPCFPAASPDDGRPDSMQLDPPHGDAPSHEGEGEGKTSVYLDAVDHGVADIMRELRELPDPSGNALETLVEGESLRRAERATEGKEEKGDELKRIADHRREEKQGEDSRSLKGLDLAGHKPERTRDSITKLELDLARHAKRTSASSLNLARRRTHSAGRERRRHERHDALIELPEDSPAAFQDFLFWAYPHLECKVTWTNVARVLALSSKLIVPALQTLCERFLLTHASGRPVEALALAEKHENSELYREASRFVLDQASWDADEFESLSDQTQIKLSRRRMWFLERLLKLGTIDVKKEYVCRPDCPDQSRCQAQLDEKWRQANTAVSRYGPPQPSVAFRCLRQLEGFPTNPALIMQHPLCQSSAKSWVASLFDRMFQLKAISVRTPGTEKYWMFITMN; the protein is encoded by the exons ATGACCacctccaacccctcccatctcctcctAAACCGCAACCCCCGCTCACCGGCGCACCCCCAACTCGTCCAGACCGCACTCTACGCCCCTTCCCCAACCCCTGGCCCCGCGGCGCACCTCTTCTCTTTCGGTACCCCACCCCCATCCGAGCTCCACCACGTACGGAGTCAGAGCACACCCGCCCTCTCGTTCCCCGACACAGGTAGCGAAtgcggcgacgacgaagtCGTCGTGCATCCCACGTTCTGGCGCGATGCGACATTACCGGGCCGCGTAAAGGTCGTCGTGGGGCGGTACGAGTTCTGGTGCCACAAGGAGGTTCTGTGGTTTGCCAGCCCCTTCTTCAGCGCGTGCTTGcagggaag TTgggccgagaccgaggtcGCTGAACCATGCTTTCCAGCTGCCTCACCCGATGATGGGCGACCAGATAGCATGCAGTTGGACCCACCTCATGGAGATGCGCCTAGCcatgagggcgagggcgagggcaagaCGAGCGTCTACCTCGACGCGGTGGACCATGGGGTCGCCGACATCATGCGCGAACTACGTGAGCTCCCCGATCCATCTGGGAACGCTCTGGAAACACTGGTCGAAGGAGAGAGTCTGCGGCGCGCGGAACGAGCAACcgaagggaaggaggaaaAGGGCGATGAGCTGAAGCGGATTGCGGATCACCGACGGGAAGAGAAGCAAGGAGAAGACTCAAGGAGCCTCAAGGGGCTCGACTTGGCCGGGCATAAGCcggagaggacgagggacAGTATTaccaagctcgagcttgacctcgcACGGCACGCTAAGCGTACTTCGGCCTCGAGTCTTAAcctcgcgcgtcgacgaACACACAGTGCGGGGCGGGAGCGGAGACGCCATGAGAGACATGATGCGCTCATTGAGTTGCCAGAGGACAGTCCAGCGGCGTTCCAG GACTTCCTCTTCTGGGCCTACCCCCATCTCGAGTGCAAGGTGACGTGGACTAACGTGGCGCGT gtccTCGCTCTCTCGTCCAAACTCATCGTCCCGGCACTGCAGACACTCTGCGAGCGCTTCCTACTCACACACGCCTCGGGACGGCCAGTagaggcgctcgcgctcgcagAGAAGCATGAGAACAGCGAGCTGTACCGCGAGGCGAGCCGCTTTGTACTCGACCAGG cgtCATGGGACGCAGACGAATTTGAAAGCCTCTCGGATCAGACACAGATTAAGCTTTCCAGACGCCGGATGTGGTTCTTGGAGCGTTTGCTCAAGCTGGGGACGATTGACGTGAAGAAGGAGTACGTCTGT cgaCCCGACTGCCCCGATCAATCACGATGCCAGGCTCAACTGGACGAGAAGTGGCGACAAGCAAACACTGCGGTGTCGCGGTACGGCCCACCACAGCCGTCGGTTGCATTCCGCTGTCTCCGGCAGCTCGAGGGGTTCCCAACCAACCCCGCCCTCATCATGCAGCACCCGCTATGCCAGAGTAGCGCGAAGAGCTGGGTCGCTAGCT TGTTTGACCGCATGTTCCAGCTCAAGGCGATTAGCGTGCGCACCCCCGGAACGGAAAAG TACTGGATGTTCATTACGATGAATTGA
- a CDS encoding uncharacterized protein (SNARE associated Golgi protein), with protein MPSPYVAASTLGDMEPPRSPSPARSERSLHSLGPIGVHPCETEPSGLPRYYAMSRTPSADAPLGEEAGESVPLLSRHGADGGKWYRGPLFMTGVKLSILFAVFSALVLGTFWFGMPNVEPEDRPALKLPRSFADLQGLNALLKKYKDLYPWRIMLCGVVAYLYVQAFTLPGSMYISILFGAAYGILPGLLLSCLCDSSGSILCYTLSSFLGPPLLELPYYRRMLEKWRKKIMGDPEKGTEAGKDSVFAFLLVLRILPLPPHWIANFVAPHLGIGMGMFWLTCFLGICPVSVIHVMIGSSLDQMTSAEDFQILSARNILGMAAVIVAVLIPVGLKRVFKTDFGDLNEQPEGIALDADAQAVEFDEHGLPKRTASDSGVTLAGPSQGEPHEDSVATGRRSILPPMPGTRGKGKGKGRALLIDVVDDDDDPGGSAYELGTPEPTPPAAGPAKKGLFKPLRGIRGYGTIDIDPAEPRPEASSSWWRLR; from the exons ATGCCGTCCCCATACGTCGCCGCGTCCACCCTCGGAGACATGGAGCCGCCGCGCAGTCCCTCCCCCGCGCGTAGTGAGCGTAGCCTACACTCGCTCGGGCCGATTGGAGTGCACCCCTGCGAAACCGAGCCGTCAGGGTTACCACGGTATTATGCAATGTCGCGCACTCCGTCTGCCGACGCACCACTAGGAGAAGAGGCCGGAGAGAGCGTGCCGCTCCTGTCGAGGCATGGCGCCGATGGAGGCAAGTGGTACCGCGGGCCACTGTTCATGACGGGCGTCAAGCTCAGTATCCTGTTCGCTGTCTTCTCTGCGCTTGTGCTGGGCACGTTCTGGTTCGGCATGCCAAACGTCGAGCCAGAGGACCGCCCGGCACTCAAGCTGCCCCGCTCATTTGCGGATCTGCAGGGCCTCAACGCGCTGCTCAAGAAGTACAAGGACCTGTATCCGTGGCGTATCATGTTGTGTGGCGTCGTGGCGTATCTCTA CGTACAAGCATTCACCCTCCCCGGGTCAATGTACATCTCGATCCTCTTCGGCGCGGCATACGGCATCCTCCCtggtctcctcctctcatGTCTCTGCGACTCGTCCGGCTCGATCCTCTGCTacaccctctcctccttcctaGGCCCGCCCCTCCTAGAGCTCCCCTATTACCGGCGCATGCTCGAGAAGTGGCGCAAGAAGATTATGGGCGACCCCGAAAAGGGTACTGAGGCAGGCAAGGACAGCGTCTTTGCGTTCCTCCTTGTTCTCCGTATCCTGCCTCTCCCGCCGCACTGGATCGCCAACTTTGTCGCCCCGCACCTGGGGATTGGAATGGGCATGTTCTGGCTGACGTGTTTCCTCGGCATCTGTCCCGTCTCTGTGATCCATGTCATGATCGGAAGCAGTCTTGACCAGATGaccagcgccgaggacTTCCAAATCCTCTCGGCGCGCAACATTCTCGGCATGGCTGCGGTCATTGTGgccgtcctcatccccgTAGGCTTGAAACGCGTTTTCAAGACCGACTTTGGCGACTTGAACGAACAGCCCGAGGGTATCGCGCTTGATGCGGACGCACAAGCTGTCGAGTTTGACGAGCATGGTCTCCCGAAGCGCACGGCGTCCGATTCTGGCGTCACCCTGGCCGGCCCGTCACAGGGCGAGCCACATGAGGACAGTGTCGCAACCGGGCGCCGAAGCATCCTTCCGCCCATGCCTGGTACACggggcaagggcaagggcaaggggcGCGCGCTTCTCATCGACGTCgttgacgatgacgatgaccCCGGAGGCAGCGCGTATGAACTCGGGACGCCTGAACCGACTCCCCCGGCCGCCGGGCCCGCTAAAAAGGGGCTGTTCAAGCCGCTGCGCGGTATTCGGGGGTACGGCACGATTGACATTGACCCAGCGGAGCCGCGCCCAGAGGCGAGCAGCTCGTGGTGGCGCCTCCGATAG
- the RRP3 gene encoding uncharacterized protein (helicase superfamily c-terminal domain), which produces MSSASSSAGPSRSPSPAANGNTDTSDEPQKTFADLGVNEDLCSACEALGFKFPTDIQVAAIPPAMTGRDIIGIAQTGSGKTAAFSLPILQTLYDDPQPFYALMLAPTRELADQIAKQVQALGANIGGVRVALLVGGMDMMHQSLALAKRPHIIVATPGRLMDHLENTKGFSLKALKYLVLDEADRLLDLDFGPIIDKLLKVIPKERNTFLFSATLSTKVEKLQRASLSKPVQVKVASKYSTVSTLMQYYVFFPEIQKDPYLFYLVNELVSSSMIIFTGTVDRAQRLSIMLNRLGFAAIPLHGQMSQSARLGSLNKFKSGGRKILVATDVASRGLDIPSVDLVINYDIPSNSKDYVHRVGRTARAGRSGKSITLTTQYDVVMLKGIEAAIGRQLPAYDVDKEAVAILSDRVSEAARAAKLEMREQGTGGAGGKRGRDKGHRGGYDDRDRDDDVVQGGMPMRKKSKRGGRGGRR; this is translated from the exons ATGTCGTCCGCATCGAGCTCTGCAGGACCCTCGCGGTCGCCATCTCCGGCAGCCAATGGCAATACCGACACCTCGGATGAGCCACAGAAGACTTtcgccgaccttggcgTCAACGAGGACCTGTGTTCGGCAtgcgaggcgctcggcTTCAAGTTCCCCACCGATATCCAGGTCGCAGCCATCCCCCCAGCGATGACAGGCCGGGATATCATCGGCATTGCGCAGACAGGAAGTGGTAAAACTGCTGCCTTCTCGCTTCCCATCCTCCAGACTCTCTACGACGACCCGCAGCCATTCTATGCGCTCATGCTCGCCCCCACCCGCGAATTGGCCGACCAGATCGCCAAGCAGGTGCAGGCCCTCGGAGCCAACATAGGAGGTGTCCGAGTCGCCTTGCTAGTCGGTGGCATGGACATGATGCACCAgagcctcgcgctcgccaagcgcccGCACATTATCGTCGCTACGCCCGGTCGTCTTATGGACCACCTCGAGAACACCAAGGGCTTCTCGCTCAAGGCCCTCAAGTacctcgtgctcgacgaggccgaccgTCTCCTGGACCTCGACTTTGGACCCATCAtcgacaagctcctcaaggtCATTCCCAAGGAGCGCAACACGTTCCTCTTCTCGGCAACCCTCAGTACCAAGGTTGAGAAGCTGCAgcgcgcgtcgctctcCAAGCCTGTCCAGGTCAAGGTCGCGTCCAAGTACTCGACCGTCTCGACGCTCATGCAGTACTACGTCTTCTTCCCCGAGATCCAGAAGGACCCGTACCTCTTCTacctcgtcaacgagctggtgtcgtcctcgatgaTCATCTTCACCGGCACAGTGGACCGAGCCCAGCGCCTGAGTATCATGCTCAACCGCCTCGGCTTTGCGGCCATCCCCCTACACGGACAGATGAGCCAGAGTGCACGTCTCGGTTCGCTCAACAAGTTCAAGAGCGGCGGCCGCAAGATTCTCGTTGCGACCGACGTCGCTTCGCGTGGTCTCGACATTCCCTCCGTGGACCTCGTCATT AACTATGACATTCCCTCCAACTCGAAGGACTACGTCCACCGTGTAGGACGTACGGCCCGTGCTGGTCGCTCGGGCAAGTCAATCACCCTCACTACACAGTACGACGTCGTGATGCTCAAGGGCATCGAAGCTGCTATCGGGCGCCAGCTCCCCGCCTACGATGTGGACAAGGAGGCGGTCGCCATCCTCTCAGACCGCGTGTCCGAAGCGGCCCGcgctgccaagctcgagatgCGCGAGCAGGGCACTGGCGGTGCTGGCGGGAAGCGCGGGCGAGACAAGGGCCACCGCGGTGGGTacgacgaccgcgaccgcgacgacgatgtcGTGCAGGGCGGCATGCCGATGAGGAAGAAGTCGAAGcgcggaggaaggggcgggaggaggtAA
- the SPS19 gene encoding uncharacterized protein (KR domain) — protein sequence MTSVFQPGIYKGKVLFITGGRSGIGYSIAEEMMRFGANACILGRDAKGLAESAAKLEKSTGSKCIAAAADVRSKEDLAKAVKACLDKFGRIDFVVCAAAGNFLAPISGMSENAFRTVIEIDTIGTYNTVKATLPAIRATKGAYLHISATLHYAGTPYQAHVSAAKAAIDALSNVIAVEEGPRGVRSNVCAPGPIANTEGMKRLGTKGRQIERGIPLGRQGDTVDIANYALWLFSPAAAWVTGSVMVIDGGQNHIRGTSLPYPESVLDPESVKELYKGKL from the exons ATGACGTCCGTCTTTCAGCCTGGCATCTACAAGGGCAAGGTGCTCTTCATCACTGGCG gccgCTCAGGCATCGGCTACTcgatcgccgaggagatgatgcGTTTCGGCGCCAACGCGTgcatcctcggccgcgacgccaagggCCTTGCCGAGAGCGCAGCAAAGCTCGAGAAGAGCACGGGGAGCAAATGTATCGCAGCGGCGGCTGACGTGCGGAGCAAGGAGGACCTGGCAaaggccgtcaaggcgtGTCTTGACAAGTTTGGCCGTATTGACTTTGTCGTGTGTG ccgccgccggcaacTTCCTCGCTCCCATCTCGGGCATGTCGGAGAACGCGTTCCGCACCGTCATCGAGATCGACACTATTGGCACCTACAACACTGTCAAGGCTACTCTCCCCGCCATCCGCGCAACCAAGGGTGCTTACCTCCACATCTCGGCTACCCTCCACTACGCCGGCACGCCGTACCAGGCGCACGTGAGCGCAGCCAAGGCAGCGATCGACGCCCTTTCCAACGTCAttgccgtcgaggagggcccGCGCGGTGTCCGCTCCAACGTCTGTGCTCCTGG cccaaTCGCCAACACCGAGGGCATGAAGCGCCTCGGCACCAAGGGCCGCCAGATTGAGCGCGGTATCCCCCTCGGCAGGCAGGGCGACACTGTCGACATTGCAAACTATGCCCTGTGGCTGTTCTCGCCCGCTGCTGCTTGGGTCACTGGTAGCGTTATGGTTATCGACGGTGGCCAGAACCACATCCGCGGAACTAGCCTGCCGTACCCCGAGAGCGTGCTTGACCCCGAGAGCGTCAAGGAGCTGTACAAGGGCAAGCTGTag